Proteins encoded by one window of Vibrio panuliri:
- a CDS encoding DUF2797 domain-containing protein, with translation MSLNITGTLRKMRANLEDQVHYHLPVGEELIDLKPFIGKHITLTHTGNIFCQSCGKKTKKSYSQGHCFVCMKKLASCDMCIMKPETCHYEQGTCREPQWGEENCMVDHFVYLSNTSSLKVGITRHTQLPTRWIDQGATQGMPIFKVKTRHISGLIEIELAKHIADKTNWRTLLKEDGQPLALEDKFAELLPLVSDKIAEIKQQYGEDAIEILSESITPIHYPVLEHPTKITSHNFDKNPVVSGNLQGIKGQYLIFDTGVINIRKFTAYEVTVSDE, from the coding sequence ATGTCGTTAAACATTACTGGAACATTGCGCAAAATGCGCGCAAACCTGGAAGATCAGGTTCATTATCACCTGCCTGTAGGTGAGGAGTTAATTGACCTCAAACCTTTTATTGGCAAGCACATTACCCTCACTCATACGGGCAACATCTTCTGCCAGTCTTGCGGTAAAAAAACCAAAAAGAGCTATTCACAAGGACATTGCTTCGTCTGCATGAAAAAGCTCGCAAGCTGCGATATGTGCATTATGAAACCGGAAACGTGTCACTACGAACAAGGTACATGCCGTGAACCGCAATGGGGTGAAGAAAACTGCATGGTTGACCATTTCGTTTATCTCTCTAACACCTCCAGTCTTAAAGTGGGCATTACTCGTCATACTCAGCTCCCAACTCGTTGGATTGACCAAGGTGCAACCCAAGGTATGCCTATCTTTAAAGTTAAAACCCGTCATATTTCTGGTCTAATCGAAATCGAACTGGCCAAACACATTGCGGATAAAACCAACTGGCGTACCCTGCTCAAAGAAGATGGTCAACCCTTGGCGCTAGAAGATAAGTTTGCCGAACTTCTGCCGCTGGTGAGTGACAAAATTGCCGAAATCAAGCAGCAGTATGGTGAAGATGCGATTGAGATTTTAAGCGAGTCGATAACGCCAATTCACTACCCTGTGCTTGAACATCCAACCAAAATAACGTCACACAATTTCGATAAGAATCCGGTTGTATCAGGCAACTTACAAGGTATTAAGGGGCAATACCTTATTTTTGATACGGGTGTCATTAACATTCGTAAGTTTACCGCCTATGAAGTCACCGTCAGTGACGAGTAG
- a CDS encoding cysteine desulfurase-like protein, translated as MTFTPEFTVDKVRAQFNALHQTHNDLPVTFFDGPGGSQVPESVLEAMVSYLGHYNSNLGASYFSSQLTTQLVTDARNACQALLNAQSADSIIFGANMTSLTFALSRAISRDWQAGDEIVVTALDHYANVSSWQQAAEDKSALVHQAPIIPNDGSLDVEALLNLINSNTRLVALTLASNTTGSIVEVAPVIEAAKRVGAQVYIDAVHYAPHHLIDVQALGCDFLVCSAYKFFGPHFGIGYVAPKWVQTLRPYKVEPAPELGPARFETGTQSFEALAGLVATIEYLAQWGTQGEDLRTRLVESYAYYNQYETALSEYFLAKLKLLKGVRLLGRLDADCAVRTATFALTFDRISTKEVASALGQLNLCVGSGHFYALGLVRQLGIEADGVLRVGLMHYNTKQEIDRLFIALQRLLHL; from the coding sequence ATGACCTTCACGCCTGAGTTTACGGTTGATAAAGTACGCGCCCAGTTTAACGCTTTGCATCAAACTCATAATGATCTTCCGGTCACTTTTTTTGATGGTCCCGGAGGCTCACAGGTTCCCGAGTCAGTGCTGGAAGCGATGGTGAGTTACCTTGGGCATTACAACTCGAACCTTGGCGCAAGTTACTTTTCCAGCCAGTTGACCACCCAACTGGTTACGGATGCCCGCAATGCTTGTCAGGCATTACTCAATGCACAATCGGCTGATTCCATCATTTTTGGCGCCAACATGACTTCGCTCACTTTTGCCTTAAGCCGAGCAATCAGTCGAGATTGGCAAGCGGGGGATGAGATTGTCGTCACTGCGCTCGATCACTACGCGAACGTCAGTAGTTGGCAGCAGGCAGCAGAGGACAAATCCGCGCTGGTGCACCAAGCTCCGATCATTCCCAACGATGGCTCACTTGATGTCGAAGCTTTGCTAAATCTGATTAATTCCAACACACGATTGGTCGCTCTCACGCTGGCGTCAAACACCACAGGGTCAATCGTTGAGGTTGCGCCGGTCATTGAGGCGGCCAAGCGCGTTGGTGCGCAAGTTTATATCGACGCTGTACATTACGCTCCCCATCATTTGATTGATGTGCAAGCACTGGGGTGTGACTTTCTGGTTTGCTCTGCCTATAAGTTTTTTGGCCCCCATTTCGGTATCGGCTACGTAGCGCCAAAATGGGTGCAAACTTTACGACCATATAAAGTAGAACCGGCGCCTGAACTTGGTCCAGCGCGTTTTGAAACAGGGACGCAGAGCTTCGAAGCACTTGCTGGTTTGGTGGCGACAATTGAATATCTTGCACAGTGGGGGACGCAAGGGGAAGATCTGCGCACTCGACTAGTAGAGAGTTACGCATACTACAACCAATACGAAACCGCGTTGAGTGAATACTTTTTGGCGAAACTTAAGTTGCTGAAAGGGGTGAGACTTTTGGGACGACTTGATGCCGATTGCGCGGTTCGTACGGCTACATTTGCTCTGACGTTTGACCGGATTAGCACAAAAGAGGTGGCAAGTGCGTTAGGGCAACTTAATTTATGTGTGGGCAGTGGTCACTTTTATGCACTAGGCTTAGTTCGCCAGTTAGGGATAGAAGCGGACGGGGTACTGCGCGTGGGGTTGATGCACTACAACACCAAGCAAGAGATCGACCGACTGTTTATCGCACTACAGCGATTGCTTCACCTTTAG
- a CDS encoding 2OG-Fe dioxygenase family protein, whose product MLHSHENTLQITNLSGEAINQLSPSFELLPHTDHADGQYRLRRYSVVKFVDNRVVATDKNQFVQSDDINRFQGNIVRQFEPLLSATLYGEGMREVCRLFVERNGLPNGQEIEIHQIRIAAVYQETQVAPEGVHQDGFDHIALIGIERHNIVGGEIMLYSDCHEAPFFRKVLQNGEVAMLADRELWHNAMPIRVVEDGEQGYMDLFVLTAKEASNDLHA is encoded by the coding sequence ATGTTACATAGTCACGAGAATACTTTGCAGATCACCAATCTCAGTGGTGAAGCGATTAACCAATTATCCCCTTCATTCGAGCTATTGCCTCATACCGATCACGCAGATGGACAGTATCGGTTGCGTCGCTACTCAGTAGTAAAGTTTGTTGATAACCGCGTTGTGGCAACGGATAAAAACCAGTTTGTTCAGTCAGATGATATCAACCGTTTTCAAGGTAATATTGTGCGTCAATTCGAGCCTTTGCTGAGCGCGACCTTATACGGTGAAGGGATGCGTGAAGTATGCCGTCTATTTGTGGAACGAAATGGATTACCGAATGGGCAGGAGATTGAAATCCACCAAATCCGTATTGCAGCGGTTTACCAAGAGACTCAGGTTGCGCCAGAAGGGGTGCACCAAGATGGGTTTGACCATATCGCGCTCATCGGTATTGAGCGTCACAATATCGTTGGCGGTGAAATCATGCTGTATAGCGATTGCCATGAAGCGCCATTTTTCCGCAAAGTATTGCAAAATGGTGAGGTGGCGATGCTGGCTGATCGCGAGCTTTGGCACAACGCAATGCCTATTCGGGTGGTTGAAGATGGTGAACAGGGCTATATGGATCTGTTTGTGCTGACAGCCAAGGAGGCAAGCAATGACCTTCACGCCTGA
- the trxB gene encoding thioredoxin-disulfide reductase, whose amino-acid sequence MSNVKHCNLLILGSGPAGYTAAVYAARANLKPVLVTGMQQGGQLTTTTEVENWPGDPEGLTGPALMERMKEHAERFETEMLFDHINQVDFSQRPFRLFGDSGEYTCDALIISTGASAKYLGLESEEAFKGRGVSACATCDGFFYRNQKVAVVGGGNTAVEEALYLSNIAAEVHLIHRRDSFRAEKILVKRLMDKVENGNIILHTDRTLEEVVGDDMGVTGVRLKDTQSDTIEELAVMGAFIAIGHQPNTDIFAGQLEMKDGYIVVKSGLDGNATQTSVEGIFAAGDVMDHNYRQAITSAGTGCMAALDAERYLDSLADKA is encoded by the coding sequence ATGAGCAACGTAAAACACTGCAACCTACTTATTCTTGGCTCTGGACCTGCTGGATACACAGCAGCAGTTTATGCTGCACGTGCCAACCTCAAACCTGTACTGGTAACCGGTATGCAGCAAGGTGGACAACTCACCACCACGACAGAAGTTGAAAACTGGCCGGGCGATCCTGAAGGTTTAACAGGCCCTGCACTGATGGAACGAATGAAAGAGCACGCTGAGCGTTTTGAAACCGAGATGCTGTTCGATCACATCAACCAAGTTGATTTCAGTCAGCGCCCTTTCCGTCTATTTGGTGACAGTGGTGAATACACTTGTGATGCGTTGATTATCTCAACTGGCGCTTCAGCCAAATACCTAGGCCTGGAGTCAGAGGAAGCGTTCAAAGGACGCGGAGTCTCTGCTTGTGCAACCTGTGACGGTTTCTTCTACCGCAACCAAAAAGTGGCGGTTGTCGGTGGTGGTAACACCGCAGTGGAAGAAGCGCTTTATCTGTCTAATATTGCTGCCGAAGTGCACCTCATCCATCGCCGCGATAGCTTCCGTGCTGAGAAGATTCTTGTTAAGCGTCTAATGGATAAGGTGGAAAACGGTAATATAATTTTGCACACCGACCGCACGCTAGAAGAAGTGGTTGGCGATGATATGGGCGTGACAGGCGTACGACTTAAAGACACCCAATCCGATACGATTGAGGAGTTGGCGGTAATGGGCGCATTTATCGCTATCGGCCATCAACCAAATACCGATATTTTTGCTGGTCAACTTGAAATGAAAGATGGCTATATCGTTGTAAAATCAGGATTAGATGGCAACGCAACTCAAACTAGCGTAGAAGGTATTTTTGCCGCTGGTGACGTTATGGATCACAATTACCGTCAAGCAATCACCTCAGCAGGCACTGGCTGCATGGCGGCTTTGGATGCTGAACGCTACTTGGATAGCCTTGCAGACAAGGCATAA
- the cydD gene encoding heme ABC transporter permease/ATP-binding protein CydD, protein MDKKKQRSLNKWLREQSKLAKRWLLVAVGLGVLSSIFLLGQAALLATILHQLIIEQADKSTLVGHFIGLAAIVAIRALCSWGREIAGYRCGEQIRLYIRQLILDKLRELGPAYIKGKPAGSWATLLLEQVEEMHDFFARYLPQMSLAVLVPFIILVVVFPVNWAAGLIFLITAPLVPLFMALVGIKAADAGQKNFKALQRLSGHFYDRLQSMTTIRLFDRTKAETELMQGASEVFRSRTMEVLRIAFLSSAVLEFFTSISIALTAVYFGFAFIGELNFGDYGLGVTLFAGMFVLILAPEFYQPLRDLGTFYHAKQQAVAAAESIVEFLDTDVTAVKSGSTPIADRSAISLKATDLEVFSLEGKKLLGPISFEIHAQQTTALVGPSGAGKTSLVNAILGFLPYQGSLMINGIERSQLDLIDWRKNISWVGQNPLLLHGTIRENITLGKHDVSDQAINTVLKDSFAAEFVEHHGLDYPISDRSGGLSVGQAQRLALARAMLQNGQFWLLDEPTASLDARSERLVTQGLNHQIEGKSALIVTHQLAPLQSVNQILVMQDGQIVQAGPFESLANTDGLFKQMLRANQALQQHNEGNLDA, encoded by the coding sequence ATGGATAAAAAGAAACAACGCAGCTTGAACAAATGGCTACGTGAGCAAAGTAAACTGGCAAAACGCTGGCTACTTGTCGCGGTTGGTCTTGGCGTACTTTCAAGCATTTTCCTTTTGGGGCAAGCAGCTTTGCTCGCTACCATTCTTCACCAATTAATTATCGAACAGGCAGATAAATCCACATTAGTTGGTCATTTCATTGGCTTGGCAGCCATTGTTGCCATTCGTGCCCTTTGCTCATGGGGACGCGAGATTGCCGGATACCGTTGTGGTGAACAGATCCGCCTCTATATTCGCCAGTTAATCTTAGATAAGCTTCGCGAGTTAGGCCCAGCCTATATCAAAGGTAAACCCGCAGGCAGTTGGGCAACGCTGCTTTTAGAGCAAGTCGAAGAGATGCATGACTTCTTTGCTCGTTATTTGCCGCAAATGTCGCTCGCTGTGTTGGTGCCTTTTATCATTCTGGTGGTAGTGTTCCCGGTCAACTGGGCTGCCGGCTTAATCTTCCTGATTACAGCGCCACTTGTGCCGCTCTTTATGGCACTGGTTGGCATTAAAGCCGCTGACGCTGGGCAGAAAAACTTCAAAGCGCTTCAACGCCTATCGGGTCACTTCTACGATCGTTTGCAATCGATGACCACCATTCGTTTGTTCGACCGTACCAAAGCAGAGACCGAACTGATGCAAGGCGCGTCTGAAGTGTTCCGCTCACGTACGATGGAAGTGCTGCGTATTGCTTTCCTCTCGTCCGCTGTGCTGGAATTTTTCACATCTATTTCCATTGCCCTGACCGCTGTCTACTTTGGTTTCGCCTTTATTGGCGAGCTAAACTTTGGCGACTACGGACTTGGCGTAACCCTGTTTGCCGGAATGTTTGTACTTATTTTGGCTCCGGAGTTTTACCAACCCTTGCGTGACTTAGGTACCTTCTATCATGCTAAACAACAGGCTGTTGCAGCGGCAGAAAGTATCGTTGAATTTCTCGACACTGACGTAACCGCAGTGAAATCCGGCTCAACACCGATTGCTGATCGCAGCGCTATCTCGCTTAAAGCGACAGATCTTGAAGTGTTTAGCTTAGAGGGCAAAAAATTACTCGGTCCGATTTCATTTGAAATCCACGCGCAGCAAACCACCGCTTTGGTAGGCCCAAGTGGTGCGGGCAAAACCAGCTTAGTAAACGCAATCCTAGGATTTTTGCCTTATCAAGGCTCATTGATGATCAATGGTATTGAACGCAGCCAACTCGATTTAATCGACTGGCGCAAGAACATCAGTTGGGTGGGACAAAACCCATTGTTATTGCATGGCACCATCCGTGAGAACATTACCTTAGGCAAACACGATGTGTCTGACCAAGCGATTAACACTGTGCTCAAAGATTCATTTGCGGCGGAGTTTGTTGAACATCATGGTCTCGATTACCCTATTTCTGATCGCTCCGGTGGTTTATCTGTCGGGCAGGCCCAGCGCTTAGCGCTGGCTCGCGCTATGTTGCAAAACGGACAATTCTGGCTACTCGATGAACCGACGGCAAGCTTAGATGCCCGTAGTGAACGCCTTGTTACACAAGGACTGAATCACCAAATTGAAGGTAAGAGTGCATTGATTGTGACTCACCAACTCGCGCCACTGCAAAGTGTCAATCAAATCCTAGTAATGCAAGATGGGCAAATCGTTCAAGCGGGTCCTTTTGAATCACTGGCCAACACTGACGGTCTGTTTAAGCAAATGTTGCGCGCCAACCAAGCTCTACAACAACACAACGAGGGAAATCTAGATGCGTGA
- the cydC gene encoding heme ABC transporter ATP-binding protein/permease CydC — protein sequence MRDLLPYLKLYKKHWFGLSLGMVLAFLTLFASIGLLTLSGWFLSAAAVAGLTIARETFNYMLPGAFVRGFAMGRTAGRWGERVVSHNATFKLLTDLRIFFFKKLAPLVPGKVANLRDADLLNRLIADIDAMDHVYLRLISPMIVGLFGIAALTAVLCWFDQSLGLTLGAILLTLLIVWPILFHKLGKRNGSELTQNKADLRITTLDWLQGYSELTLFGAEERYRNAIYTAQEKLLKNQYFDAHFSGVAQALLMLANGWTLVLMLWLAADGVAGAQPDPMIALFAFATMASVELLMPIAGAFQHLGKTLTSARRLNEVILAEPDVQFPEQDVVHQGDYSIEYRDVSFTYPDGNQPAVEQINLAIGGKQRVAIVGQTGSGKSTLLQLLTRYWDVNQGQLLIAGKPIQQWSESQLRRAITVVSQRVDVLNGTLRDNLILAKPDADDEEITLALHKVGLSKLVQGENNNGLDAWLGDGGRQLSGGEKRRIGIARALLHNAPILLLDEPTEGLDKQTEQQIMTLFEKHFEGKTVVFITHRLVNLDKMDAVCLIENGQMVEHGSHQELIAQQGRYYQLNQTL from the coding sequence ATGCGTGATTTACTCCCTTACCTAAAACTGTATAAAAAGCACTGGTTCGGACTGTCACTTGGGATGGTACTTGCCTTCCTAACGCTATTTGCTTCAATCGGTCTACTCACCTTATCAGGTTGGTTTCTGTCCGCTGCTGCCGTTGCGGGTTTAACCATCGCGCGTGAAACCTTTAACTATATGCTGCCCGGCGCTTTTGTTCGCGGTTTTGCTATGGGGCGCACTGCTGGTCGTTGGGGCGAACGAGTGGTTAGCCACAACGCCACGTTTAAGCTATTGACTGATTTGAGAATTTTCTTCTTTAAAAAGCTAGCACCACTGGTTCCAGGCAAGGTAGCCAATCTTAGAGATGCGGACCTTCTCAATCGACTGATTGCGGATATTGATGCAATGGACCATGTCTATTTGCGTCTTATTAGCCCAATGATTGTGGGTCTGTTTGGTATCGCTGCACTTACCGCGGTGCTGTGCTGGTTTGATCAAAGCTTAGGCTTAACACTCGGCGCCATTCTGCTGACCTTACTGATTGTTTGGCCAATCCTATTTCATAAGTTGGGCAAACGAAACGGCAGTGAGCTGACGCAAAATAAAGCGGATCTGCGTATCACTACCCTAGATTGGCTGCAAGGTTACAGCGAACTTACCCTATTTGGCGCGGAAGAGCGTTACCGAAACGCCATTTACACCGCACAAGAAAAGCTGCTAAAGAATCAGTATTTTGATGCGCATTTCTCCGGTGTTGCACAAGCTCTATTGATGCTGGCAAACGGCTGGACTTTGGTGCTGATGCTTTGGCTTGCCGCTGATGGCGTTGCTGGCGCACAACCTGATCCGATGATAGCGCTGTTCGCCTTTGCAACCATGGCAAGTGTTGAGTTACTGATGCCAATCGCAGGCGCCTTCCAACATTTAGGTAAAACACTGACTTCAGCCCGTCGTCTCAACGAGGTAATTCTCGCGGAACCAGACGTGCAGTTCCCTGAACAAGATGTTGTCCATCAGGGTGACTATAGTATCGAATACCGTGATGTCAGCTTTACTTACCCAGATGGTAACCAACCGGCAGTTGAACAAATTAACCTTGCGATTGGCGGAAAGCAACGCGTCGCCATCGTGGGTCAAACTGGCTCAGGCAAATCCACGCTATTGCAATTGCTCACTCGTTACTGGGACGTCAATCAAGGACAACTGCTTATCGCAGGCAAACCCATTCAACAATGGAGCGAGTCCCAACTGCGCAGAGCAATCACGGTGGTCAGCCAACGTGTTGATGTCCTAAACGGGACACTGCGTGACAACCTTATCTTAGCCAAGCCGGACGCCGATGACGAAGAGATCACATTGGCTCTGCATAAGGTAGGGCTAAGCAAGCTCGTTCAAGGTGAGAATAACAACGGACTCGATGCGTGGCTGGGTGACGGTGGTCGCCAACTCTCTGGTGGTGAAAAACGCCGTATTGGCATCGCTCGAGCCTTGCTGCACAACGCGCCTATCCTGCTGCTCGACGAACCAACTGAAGGCTTAGATAAGCAAACCGAACAACAGATTATGACGTTGTTTGAGAAACACTTCGAAGGCAAGACAGTGGTATTTATTACCCATCGCTTGGTTAATCTCGACAAAATGGATGCGGTATGTCTGATTGAAAATGGTCAGATGGTCGAGCACGGCTCACACCAAGAACTGATTGCTCAACAAGGTCGTTACTATCAGTTAAATCAAACACTGTAA
- a CDS encoding M24 family metallopeptidase: MANTALQFELDEYQLRLHKVRQSMQQQEIDLLIVHDPSNMSWLTGYDGWSFYVPQCVVIGSSGEPVWFGRIQDANGAYRTTYMQADNITFYPDHYVMNPPLHPMEYLAEQVLKPKLWNRGRIGVEKDNYYFSATAFEALVNHLPCASFVDVTGLVNWCRAVKSRQEIAYMCRAARIVENMHRLAYEMIEPGLPKHYLVAELNRQAILGHEEHFGDYAAIVPMLPSGTDAAAPHLTWDDKPFRKGEGTFFEIAGAHRRYHCPLSRTIFLGEPNDKFKRADEALTKALDAGLNAARPGNTCAEVANIINGILDRAGFSRQGARCGYPIGLSYPPDWGERTMSLRSSDHTVLEEGMTFHLMPGLWFDDWGLETTESIIIGRHGGKTLCNFPRQLFIKH, translated from the coding sequence ATGGCAAACACTGCTTTGCAGTTTGAACTCGACGAATATCAGTTACGTTTACATAAAGTTCGTCAATCAATGCAACAACAAGAAATCGATCTGCTCATTGTTCACGACCCTTCCAATATGTCTTGGCTGACAGGTTACGACGGCTGGTCTTTCTATGTTCCTCAATGTGTGGTGATCGGTTCAAGTGGTGAACCGGTTTGGTTTGGTCGTATTCAAGATGCGAATGGCGCCTACCGCACCACCTATATGCAGGCAGACAACATTACATTTTACCCCGATCACTACGTGATGAACCCGCCCCTTCATCCAATGGAATATCTTGCCGAGCAGGTTCTCAAGCCAAAATTGTGGAACCGCGGACGCATTGGCGTAGAGAAAGATAACTACTATTTTAGCGCCACAGCCTTCGAGGCATTGGTTAACCACCTCCCCTGCGCCTCTTTCGTCGATGTGACAGGGCTTGTCAATTGGTGCCGAGCCGTTAAGTCACGCCAAGAGATAGCCTATATGTGCCGTGCGGCGAGAATTGTCGAGAACATGCATCGCTTAGCTTATGAAATGATTGAGCCGGGGCTACCTAAGCACTACCTTGTGGCAGAGCTAAATCGCCAAGCGATTCTTGGACATGAAGAGCATTTTGGTGACTACGCGGCGATTGTGCCCATGCTGCCTTCCGGTACAGATGCCGCAGCGCCACACTTAACTTGGGACGACAAACCATTTCGTAAAGGTGAAGGCACCTTCTTTGAAATTGCGGGCGCTCATCGCCGTTACCACTGCCCATTATCCCGTACCATTTTTCTTGGTGAACCCAATGACAAATTCAAACGCGCCGATGAAGCGCTCACCAAAGCGCTGGACGCAGGACTCAACGCCGCTCGTCCCGGTAACACATGCGCTGAAGTCGCCAATATCATCAATGGTATTTTAGATAGAGCAGGCTTTTCACGCCAAGGGGCACGCTGCGGGTACCCGATAGGGCTAAGCTACCCTCCCGATTGGGGAGAAAGAACCATGAGCCTGCGCAGCAGTGACCACACCGTATTAGAAGAAGGGATGACGTTTCACTTAATGCCCGGACTATGGTTTGATGATTGGGGACTTGAGACCACCGAAAGCATCATTATCGGTCGCCATGGCGGCAAGACCCTTTGCAACTTCCCACGCCAACTGTTTATCAAACACTAA
- a CDS encoding Lrp/AsnC family transcriptional regulator, which yields MKLDRYDIKILQILQHSGRITKSQLAEQINLSVSPCWERVKKLEQAGIIEGYGAKINLASSDNPTLVMVELALKQHSADAFRRFEQLVSNTPLVTECYATGGGVDYLIKFQCKDIDQYQRCIDQWLDSDVGIERYYTYIVTKTVKCQQTDPLSQWQDKTFCL from the coding sequence ATGAAACTTGACCGCTACGACATCAAAATCCTCCAGATACTACAACACAGTGGTCGCATCACTAAGTCACAGCTAGCGGAGCAAATCAATTTGTCGGTCAGCCCTTGCTGGGAGCGGGTAAAAAAACTAGAACAAGCGGGGATCATTGAAGGGTACGGGGCGAAAATCAACCTAGCCTCTAGTGACAACCCCACTTTAGTGATGGTTGAGTTGGCGTTAAAGCAGCACAGTGCTGATGCCTTTCGCCGCTTTGAGCAACTCGTCTCAAACACCCCTCTTGTCACTGAGTGTTATGCGACGGGCGGCGGCGTCGACTACCTGATTAAGTTCCAATGTAAAGATATCGATCAGTATCAACGCTGCATTGATCAATGGTTGGATTCTGATGTCGGCATCGAACGTTACTACACCTATATTGTGACAAAAACAGTCAAATGCCAACAAACCGATCCACTTAGCCAGTGGCAGGACAAAACTTTCTGCCTTTAA
- a CDS encoding NAD-dependent succinate-semialdehyde dehydrogenase, with translation MDTARQFAIDDSKANHEIMTNLDDVKLLRNLAYINGKWVSGAHFRPVFNPANNEIIGYFTQLAASQVSSAIDSAEHAFTAWRQLQADQRGDYLRKWQQLILAAKHDLARLMVLEQGKTLAEAVGEIEYGASFIGWFAEEARRSYGETIPSHIAHAQLFAVREPIGVAGLITPWNFPSAMITRKAAAAMAMGCSVVVKPASETPFSALALAELADRAGIPPGVFNVVTADAKTVANVFCQSDKVKALSFTGSTPIGKQLLRDAADTVKKCSMELGGNAPFIVLPDMDVQQAAQAAAEAKFQTSGQDCLAANRIFVPQNHFHEFVEHFATQVNNQVVGNGLQADCTIGPLVNHSAVEKAQSLLNDALIKGATIVAQANLPPNTQTDGCFFPPTLLVGVKPEMAVYREENFCPIAIVMPYADLEQVITMSNDTEYGLAAYVYGHDIHQIWQCLRGLAFGMVSVNSVKMTGHPIPFGGIKQSGLGREGSKHGLEEFSEIKYCCLGNLPTVSGS, from the coding sequence ATGGACACCGCACGTCAATTCGCTATCGACGATTCAAAAGCCAACCACGAAATAATGACCAACCTTGATGACGTTAAGCTACTGCGCAACCTTGCGTACATCAATGGTAAATGGGTCAGTGGCGCACACTTCAGACCGGTCTTTAATCCGGCTAACAATGAGATTATTGGCTATTTCACCCAACTAGCGGCATCACAAGTTAGCTCCGCGATCGATTCGGCAGAGCACGCCTTCACCGCTTGGCGACAACTGCAAGCTGATCAAAGAGGTGACTACCTGCGTAAGTGGCAACAACTGATTTTAGCCGCCAAACACGATTTGGCCCGCCTAATGGTGCTCGAGCAAGGCAAAACGCTTGCCGAAGCTGTAGGCGAAATTGAGTATGGCGCTTCTTTTATTGGCTGGTTTGCCGAGGAGGCGCGCCGCAGTTATGGTGAAACCATCCCTAGCCATATCGCGCATGCGCAGCTGTTTGCTGTGCGAGAACCCATTGGTGTTGCTGGGTTAATCACACCATGGAACTTTCCCAGTGCGATGATCACACGTAAAGCGGCAGCAGCCATGGCGATGGGTTGTAGTGTCGTGGTAAAACCTGCCAGTGAAACCCCTTTTTCCGCTTTAGCTTTGGCGGAACTGGCGGATCGCGCAGGCATTCCACCCGGGGTGTTTAATGTGGTGACCGCCGACGCTAAAACTGTCGCGAATGTGTTTTGCCAGTCAGACAAAGTTAAAGCGCTCTCTTTTACTGGCTCAACTCCCATCGGCAAGCAATTACTGCGTGATGCCGCAGATACTGTCAAAAAGTGCAGTATGGAGTTGGGTGGGAATGCACCGTTTATCGTTTTACCCGATATGGATGTTCAGCAGGCAGCCCAAGCAGCAGCTGAAGCCAAGTTTCAAACCTCAGGTCAGGACTGCCTTGCCGCCAATCGTATTTTCGTTCCACAAAACCACTTTCATGAGTTTGTCGAGCACTTTGCCACGCAAGTCAACAATCAAGTTGTTGGTAACGGTCTACAGGCAGACTGCACCATTGGCCCACTGGTCAACCATAGCGCGGTCGAGAAAGCACAAAGCTTACTCAATGACGCGTTAATCAAAGGCGCAACCATTGTTGCTCAAGCCAATCTGCCACCAAATACCCAAACAGATGGTTGTTTCTTTCCGCCCACACTGCTTGTCGGCGTTAAACCTGAAATGGCGGTTTACCGCGAAGAGAACTTTTGCCCTATCGCCATCGTCATGCCCTATGCCGACCTTGAACAAGTGATCACGATGAGCAATGACACCGAGTACGGGCTTGCTGCCTATGTTTACGGCCATGACATTCATCAAATCTGGCAATGCTTGCGTGGATTGGCCTTCGGCATGGTCAGTGTCAACTCGGTCAAAATGACCGGGCACCCGATTCCTTTTGGTGGAATAAAACAATCGGGGCTTGGACGAGAAGGAAGCAAGCATGGTTTGGAAGAGTTTAGTGAAATCAAATATTGCTGCTTAGGCAACCTACCTACTGTCAGTGGCAGTTAA